From Candidatus Defluviilinea gracilis, a single genomic window includes:
- a CDS encoding pseudouridine synthase: MRYILFNKPFGVLSQFTDEGTGHPTLKRFIPVPEVYAAGRLDRDSEGLLFLTDDGALIKTLTDPRDHAEKTYWVMVEGDPSTERLLRLERGVQLKDYRTLPCTARLIPAPSLPPRPKPVTPHGPTAWIEIKLREGKKRQIRHMTAAVGLFTLRLFRSQIGPIALGDLKPGEWRDLSSDEVKRLKKNSA, encoded by the coding sequence ATGCGATACATTCTCTTCAACAAACCGTTTGGCGTTCTCTCGCAATTTACCGATGAAGGAACCGGTCATCCGACGCTTAAGCGATTTATTCCCGTGCCAGAGGTGTACGCGGCAGGGCGGCTGGATCGGGACAGCGAAGGCTTACTGTTCTTAACCGACGACGGCGCGCTCATCAAAACATTGACCGACCCGCGCGACCATGCAGAAAAAACCTATTGGGTGATGGTGGAGGGCGACCCATCGACGGAGAGGTTGTTGCGCTTAGAGCGAGGCGTGCAACTTAAAGATTATCGGACTCTGCCATGCACAGCCCGCCTCATTCCGGCCCCCAGCCTGCCTCCCCGCCCCAAGCCGGTGACACCGCACGGACCGACGGCATGGATCGAAATCAAACTCCGCGAAGGGAAGAAGCGCCAGATCCGACACATGACGGCGGCGGTCGGTCTGTTTACCTTGCGGTTGTTCCGTTCCCAAATTGGGCCCATCGCGTTGGGCGATTTGAAGCCCGGGGAATGGCGCGATTTATCCTCCGACGAAGTCAAACGGTTGAAAAAAAATTCCGCTTGA
- a CDS encoding formate/nitrite transporter family protein, translating into MSEIHIDALLPPEMAARAEALGVRKAEMPLLKMFMLAVLAGAFISLGAIFSTTVSAGSMTFTAQSDGLAYSGSMPFGVTRLLAGLVFCLGLILVVVGGAELFTGNNLIVMAWASGKVATRAVLRNWVVVYAGNFVGAIGTVILMFFTKQYTFGGNSVGVTALRIGAAKSDLDFLQAVALGILCNGLVCLAVWLTFSARSTLDKIAAIIFPITAFVAAGFEHSIANMYFIPYALAIKIFDPAFTASVAESIPNLDRLTWRAFWFSNLLPVTIGNIIGGVVLVAIVYWAIYLRHTSPS; encoded by the coding sequence ATGAGCGAAATCCACATAGATGCGCTGCTTCCGCCGGAGATGGCGGCGCGGGCTGAAGCGCTGGGCGTACGGAAAGCTGAAATGCCGTTATTAAAGATGTTTATGCTGGCTGTTCTGGCGGGCGCATTTATTTCTCTGGGCGCCATCTTTTCCACAACGGTTAGCGCGGGATCCATGACGTTCACCGCGCAAAGCGATGGTTTGGCGTATTCGGGCTCCATGCCGTTTGGCGTGACCCGCCTATTGGCGGGTTTAGTCTTTTGTCTCGGCTTGATTCTAGTAGTGGTCGGGGGCGCGGAGTTATTTACCGGCAATAACCTGATTGTGATGGCGTGGGCGAGTGGGAAGGTCGCCACACGCGCCGTGTTGCGGAATTGGGTTGTGGTCTATGCGGGCAATTTTGTCGGCGCCATTGGGACCGTGATCCTGATGTTCTTTACGAAACAATATACCTTCGGTGGGAACTCGGTCGGCGTTACCGCGTTGCGGATTGGCGCCGCCAAATCGGACCTCGATTTTTTGCAGGCTGTGGCGCTTGGCATTCTTTGTAACGGATTGGTGTGCCTGGCGGTCTGGTTGACCTTTAGCGCCCGCAGTACGCTCGATAAGATCGCCGCGATTATCTTTCCGATCACCGCGTTCGTGGCGGCTGGTTTCGAGCATAGCATTGCCAATATGTATTTCATTCCATACGCGCTGGCGATAAAAATATTCGACCCCGCCTTCACCGCGTCCGTCGCCGAGTCGATCCCGAACCTCGACCGGTTGACCTGGCGGGCATTCTGGTTTTCGAATCTATTGCCGGTGACCATCGGCAACATCATTGGCGGCGTGGTCCTTGTGGCGATTGTGTACTGGGCGATCTACCTTCGGCATACTTCGCCTTCGTAA
- a CDS encoding GNAT family N-acetyltransferase encodes MTHKIILETKRLLLRHQVLSDLDDLWALYQNPNITRYIPDAPRSREEAQEELEWHMNGHPKHPELGLWATIHKETGKFIGRCGLLPWTIGGQYDVEVAYTITEDFWGQGLASEAAQGILQYGFETLNLQRLICLIDPANIPSQRVAEKMGMAWEKTVDGYEGDNIPFYIYSIARTKPNR; translated from the coding sequence ATGACTCATAAAATTATTTTAGAAACAAAACGACTCTTACTCCGTCATCAAGTCCTTTCGGACTTGGATGATCTTTGGGCGTTGTATCAAAACCCCAACATCACCAGGTACATTCCCGATGCGCCGCGCTCGCGTGAAGAGGCGCAGGAGGAATTGGAATGGCACATGAACGGGCATCCCAAACATCCCGAACTGGGATTGTGGGCGACCATTCATAAAGAGACTGGGAAATTTATCGGGCGGTGCGGGTTACTTCCGTGGACGATTGGCGGTCAATACGATGTGGAAGTGGCATACACCATCACGGAAGATTTTTGGGGTCAAGGCTTGGCAAGTGAAGCCGCGCAAGGAATTTTGCAATACGGTTTCGAGACATTGAATTTACAACGCCTGATCTGTTTGATCGACCCCGCGAACATCCCATCACAGCGGGTGGCGGAGAAGATGGGCATGGCGTGGGAAAAGACCGTGGACGGATACGAAGGGGATAATATTCCGTTTTATATTTATTCGATTGCGAGAACAAAACCCAACAGATGA
- a CDS encoding Smr/MutS family protein, with amino-acid sequence MAKLKLDLHDIYNKGDMIDKELNRIVEEAIDRKINLVEIIPGKGSGQLKKKVLRFLNQGHIKKLYHRVEKDDKNFGRIFIHFRF; translated from the coding sequence ATGGCGAAATTAAAACTGGACTTACACGACATTTACAACAAGGGCGATATGATAGACAAAGAATTGAATCGTATCGTCGAGGAAGCGATTGACAGAAAAATCAATTTGGTCGAGATCATCCCAGGCAAAGGCAGTGGGCAGTTGAAGAAAAAAGTTTTGCGGTTTTTGAATCAAGGACATATCAAAAAGTTGTATCATCGCGTGGAGAAGGATGATAAGAACTTTGGGCGCATCTTTATTCATTTTAGGTTTTGA